In Alloyangia pacifica, the following proteins share a genomic window:
- a CDS encoding DUF883 family protein, whose protein sequence is MAQTATKSNDTPKVAETLQGDGEALSDQIKTLRADVASLAELVGDIGKRRGAEYRAAGEAKAQEVRDRGEEALREAGQRVAELENNARGQIQANPFQAIGLAAAVGFLIGYVGSRR, encoded by the coding sequence ATGGCTCAGACTGCAACCAAATCGAACGACACCCCCAAGGTGGCCGAGACGCTGCAAGGGGACGGCGAGGCGCTGAGCGATCAGATCAAGACCCTGCGCGCCGACGTGGCCTCGTTGGCCGAACTCGTGGGGGATATCGGCAAACGCCGCGGCGCGGAATACCGAGCCGCCGGTGAAGCCAAGGCGCAGGAAGTGCGCGACCGCGGCGAAGAAGCGCTGCGCGAGGCTGGCCAGCGCGTCGCCGAGCTCGAAAACAACGCGCGCGGCCAGATCCAGGCGAATCCGTTTCAGGCCATCGGCCTTGCGGCGGCGGTCGGGTTCCTGATCGGTTATGTCGGCAGCCGGAGGTAA
- a CDS encoding flagellar motor switch protein FliM has product MPDAAGQASRQDSAQGRGGGADSRNVLSRKAEAARRAFEARAMSPAKALRRALSRTADVLWDLALVAHAVDQEHLDQDGVVAQLPPEALLLLLDGPDGVVGFVTLDRDLVTGLTEVQTMLQVTQMPAEPRAFTATDAAMTAPLLDGTLERFARFLEDHPLRPQIEGFRFGAMLEDARAAGMLLDAPGYMVFRATLDLALGRRRGELRLFLPERPGARRAGPPGQPGTHEQKMGLLPAQMRAVLGALRLPLNKVQALRPGDLLPLSPDMLDAVTLHAGPGAPVAGGRLGQINGMRAVRLSWPRVAPQDEAPDVPEMTELPDMAPAPPDAAPEEFGLDEIASGLPDLPDLPDVPEPGGGEFDFASTFGDDAATEEEGAATEFDFDFSAAPIKDDD; this is encoded by the coding sequence ATGCCAGACGCCGCCGGACAGGCTTCAAGACAGGATTCCGCGCAGGGCAGGGGCGGCGGGGCCGACAGTCGGAACGTGCTGAGCCGCAAGGCCGAGGCCGCGCGCCGTGCCTTCGAGGCACGCGCCATGTCCCCGGCCAAGGCGCTGCGCCGGGCGCTGTCACGCACCGCCGATGTGCTGTGGGATCTCGCGCTTGTCGCCCATGCGGTCGATCAGGAGCATCTCGACCAGGACGGCGTCGTCGCGCAGCTGCCGCCCGAAGCGCTGCTGCTCTTGCTTGACGGGCCGGATGGGGTGGTGGGGTTCGTCACGCTAGACCGCGATCTCGTAACCGGTCTGACCGAGGTGCAGACCATGCTGCAGGTCACCCAGATGCCCGCCGAACCGCGCGCCTTCACCGCCACCGACGCCGCGATGACCGCGCCGCTGCTCGACGGCACGCTCGAACGCTTTGCCCGTTTCCTCGAGGATCACCCCCTGCGCCCGCAGATCGAGGGATTTCGCTTCGGCGCCATGCTCGAGGATGCGCGCGCCGCCGGGATGCTGCTCGATGCGCCGGGCTACATGGTGTTCCGCGCCACGCTCGATCTGGCGCTCGGCCGACGGCGGGGCGAGCTGCGGCTGTTCCTGCCCGAGCGCCCGGGTGCGCGGCGTGCTGGGCCGCCGGGCCAGCCCGGCACGCACGAGCAAAAGATGGGGCTCCTGCCAGCGCAGATGCGGGCGGTGCTGGGCGCGCTGCGCCTGCCGCTGAACAAGGTGCAGGCGCTGCGGCCGGGCGACTTGCTGCCGCTCAGCCCAGATATGCTCGACGCGGTGACGCTGCACGCCGGCCCCGGCGCGCCAGTGGCGGGCGGACGGCTCGGGCAGATCAACGGCATGCGCGCGGTGCGTCTCTCGTGGCCCCGCGTCGCGCCGCAGGACGAGGCCCCCGACGTGCCCGAGATGACAGAGCTGCCCGACATGGCGCCGGCTCCGCCCGACGCCGCGCCCGAGGAATTCGGCCTCGACGAGATCGCCTCGGGCCTGCCCGATCTGCCCGACCTGCCTGACGTGCCGGAGCCCGGCGGTGGCGAGTTCGACTTCGCCTCGACTTTTGGGGACGACGCCGCCACCGAGGAGGAGGGCGCCGCGACGGAGTTCGATTTTGATTTTTCCGCCGCGCCGATCAAGGACGACGACTGA
- a CDS encoding ATP-binding protein, which produces MNMLNTLVAVCIAYALFLFAIAFAAERIAAHGQARWLRSPAVYTLSLSIYCTAWTFYGAVGSAVRTGFEYMAIYLGPSLVLIGWWWILRKLVRIGRSQRITSVADLVSSRYGKSNLLAVCVTLLAVIGTTPYIALQLQSVTLSFQVFAAGDLATGEETGHTALWVAAGLALFTVIFGTRNLDANERHNGVVMAIAVEAVVKLFALLAVGVFVVWGLGGGLTETLARIDASELGQWRIDGGRWAGVMLLSAAAFLCLPRIFQVLVVENDNETHLRTASWAFPLYLGLMSLFVVPIAVIGLDLLPEGSNPDLFVLTLPLSQGQGGLAVLSFLGGFSSATSMVIVAAIALSTMVSNHVVMPLWLRFAEPGATVSGDVRTVVLLARRLSIIGVVMLGYLYYRLSGGGEALATIGFVSFAGVAQVLPAMLGGIFWRGASKAGAFTGLVLGFLVWNYTLFLPSFGPGVLMPEAWFANGPFGIGFLRPQAMFGLSDMDPLLHAFFWSMSVNTGGVILGSLLSFPQPLERLQGAQFVNVFEHSTGPRSWTGNVAQSEDLMIMAQRILGARDAQELFEREAERQGGRGPLPDVTPQFLETIERELAGSVGAATAHAMVGQIVGGMSVSVEDLMAVADETAQMMEYSARLEAQSQELARTAAQLREANAKLTRLSVQKDAFLSQISHELRTPMTSIRAFSEILRDTSGLGDAEKTKYASIIHDEAIRLTRLLDDLLDLSVLENGQVNLNLREGLLSDVLDRAVAAAAADEAGRRLEIRRDRAAEQIVLHTDLDRLSQVFINLIANARKYCDAPRPRLEISVRAGARLALDFTDNGSGVAADAQDVIFEKFSRVSDQKAGGAGLGLAICRQIVTRLGGDITYVPGRAGASFRVSLPADLAIAAQ; this is translated from the coding sequence GTGAACATGCTCAACACGCTGGTCGCCGTCTGTATCGCCTACGCGCTCTTTCTTTTCGCCATCGCCTTTGCCGCCGAGCGCATCGCCGCCCATGGCCAGGCGCGCTGGCTGCGCTCGCCGGCGGTCTACACGCTGTCGCTGTCGATCTACTGCACCGCCTGGACGTTCTACGGCGCGGTCGGCTCGGCGGTACGCACCGGCTTTGAATACATGGCGATCTATCTTGGACCCTCGCTTGTGCTGATTGGCTGGTGGTGGATCCTGCGCAAGCTGGTGCGTATCGGCCGCTCGCAGCGCATCACCTCGGTCGCCGACCTTGTCTCGTCGCGTTACGGCAAGTCCAACCTGCTCGCGGTCTGCGTCACCTTGCTCGCGGTGATAGGCACCACGCCCTATATCGCGCTTCAACTGCAATCGGTGACGCTGAGCTTCCAGGTTTTCGCGGCGGGCGATCTCGCCACCGGCGAAGAGACCGGCCATACCGCGCTCTGGGTCGCCGCCGGGCTGGCGCTGTTCACGGTGATCTTCGGCACGCGCAACCTCGACGCCAACGAGCGCCACAACGGCGTGGTCATGGCGATCGCCGTCGAGGCGGTGGTGAAGCTCTTCGCGCTGCTTGCCGTCGGGGTCTTCGTGGTCTGGGGACTGGGCGGCGGGCTGACCGAGACGCTGGCGCGTATCGACGCCTCCGAACTTGGCCAATGGCGCATCGACGGCGGCCGCTGGGCTGGGGTGATGCTGCTCTCGGCCGCCGCCTTTCTCTGTCTGCCGCGGATCTTCCAGGTTCTGGTTGTGGAAAATGACAACGAGACGCACCTGCGCACCGCGAGCTGGGCCTTCCCGCTCTACCTGGGCCTGATGAGCCTTTTTGTCGTGCCCATCGCGGTGATCGGCCTCGATCTGCTGCCCGAGGGCTCGAACCCCGATCTCTTCGTGCTGACCCTGCCGCTGTCGCAGGGGCAGGGCGGGCTGGCAGTGCTGTCCTTCCTTGGCGGTTTCAGTTCCGCCACCTCGATGGTGATCGTCGCGGCCATCGCGCTCTCGACCATGGTGTCGAACCACGTGGTCATGCCGCTGTGGCTGCGCTTTGCCGAGCCGGGCGCCACGGTCTCGGGCGACGTGCGGACCGTCGTGCTGCTGGCCCGCCGGCTGTCGATCATCGGCGTGGTGATGCTGGGCTATCTCTACTACCGCCTTTCGGGCGGCGGCGAGGCGCTCGCGACCATCGGCTTTGTCTCCTTTGCCGGTGTCGCGCAGGTGCTTCCGGCGATGCTCGGCGGCATCTTCTGGCGCGGCGCCTCCAAGGCCGGGGCCTTCACCGGGCTGGTCCTCGGTTTCCTCGTATGGAACTACACACTCTTCCTGCCCTCCTTCGGGCCGGGGGTGCTGATGCCCGAGGCGTGGTTCGCCAACGGCCCCTTCGGCATCGGCTTCCTGCGGCCGCAGGCTATGTTCGGCCTGTCTGACATGGACCCGCTGCTGCACGCCTTCTTCTGGTCGATGAGCGTCAACACCGGCGGCGTCATCCTCGGCTCGCTTCTGAGCTTTCCGCAACCGCTCGAGCGCTTGCAAGGCGCGCAGTTCGTCAATGTCTTCGAGCATTCCACCGGCCCGCGCAGCTGGACCGGCAACGTTGCCCAGTCCGAGGACCTGATGATCATGGCGCAGCGAATCCTCGGCGCCCGTGACGCGCAGGAGCTCTTCGAGCGTGAGGCCGAGCGGCAGGGCGGGCGCGGCCCGCTGCCGGATGTGACCCCTCAGTTCCTTGAGACGATCGAACGCGAGCTGGCGGGCTCGGTCGGCGCGGCCACGGCCCATGCGATGGTCGGGCAGATCGTCGGGGGCATGTCGGTCTCGGTCGAGGATCTGATGGCCGTGGCCGACGAGACCGCGCAGATGATGGAGTATTCCGCGCGTCTCGAGGCGCAGTCGCAGGAGTTGGCGCGGACCGCGGCGCAGCTGCGCGAGGCCAATGCCAAGCTCACCCGCCTGTCGGTCCAGAAAGATGCCTTCCTCAGCCAGATCAGCCACGAGCTGCGCACGCCGATGACATCGATCCGCGCCTTTTCCGAGATCTTGCGGGACACCTCCGGACTCGGCGACGCGGAGAAGACCAAGTATGCCTCGATCATCCATGACGAGGCGATCCGCCTGACCCGGCTGCTCGACGACCTGCTCGACCTGTCGGTGCTGGAGAACGGGCAGGTCAACCTGAACCTGCGCGAAGGGCTGCTGTCGGACGTGCTCGACCGCGCCGTGGCCGCGGCGGCGGCGGACGAGGCGGGGCGGCGGCTGGAGATCCGCCGCGATCGCGCCGCCGAGCAGATCGTGCTGCACACCGATCTCGACCGTCTGAGCCAGGTCTTCATCAACCTCATCGCCAATGCCCGCAAGTATTGCGATGCGCCGCGCCCGCGGCTCGAGATCTCGGTGCGGGCGGGCGCACGGCTGGCGCTCGACTTCACGGACAACGGCTCGGGCGTCGCCGCCGATGCGCAGGACGTGATCTTCGAGAAGTTCAGCCGGGTCAGCGACCAGAAGGCCGGGGGCGCAGGGCTGGGCCTTGCGATCTGCCGGCAGATCGTCACGCGCCTCGGCGGCGACATCACCTATGTGCCGGGGCGCGCGGGTGCTTCTTTCCGGGTGAGCCTGCCCGCCGATCTGGCCATCGCCGCGCAGTGA
- a CDS encoding molybdopterin-dependent oxidoreductase, with amino-acid sequence MSTHSDRKTRVTTSHWGAFEVTTEGGRITATAPFADDPEPSAIPDILPQAVHHRSRVARPSIRRGWLERRDRAGRGSDEFVELPWDEALDIAAAEIDRIRKAHGNEAIFGGSYGWSSAGRFHHAQSQVHRFLNSIGGYVASFGSYSTGCAQAIMPHVFGVTFLRYLYNEQDSWQTIAENTETLVMFGGINKKNAQVSMGGITRHDTASWFDRFHAKGMRCLNIGPQRRDAPEGCEWLPVRPGSDTALMLALAFVLEQEGLTDHAFLSRYTVGFERFRPYLMGEADGKPKTPEWASPICGTDPDTIRALARRMASTRTLITVAWSLQRAEHGEQPYWMSAVLAAMLGQIGLPGGGVGYGYGAIGGIGKSMKSLRGVTLDQLQNPVGTFIPVARIADMLANPGVPYDFNGRREPYPDIRLVYWAGGNPFHHHQDLNRLSEAWKSPETVIVNEPWWTATAKRADIVFPATTSYEREDIGRTDLDEYLFNMPALIDPVGEARDDYDIFAGLAERMGEGARFTEGRSSEDWLRHLYGSYRESAAAAGIEVPSYDDLRARNWVKLLIVQEPPLPSFLARFRADPEENALNTPSGRIEIFSETVEGFGYADCPGHPAWLEPTEWLGTATPQTPLHLVSPQPGDKLHSQLESALADQPDARPERLLIHPEDARPRGIATGDLVLVRNARGAARARAVVTEDIRLGVVALPTGAWYGDASENIDPHGNPNVLTRDKGTSSLGQGCSAHTALVEVGPLS; translated from the coding sequence ATGTCCACCCATTCCGACCGCAAGACCCGTGTCACCACCAGCCACTGGGGGGCCTTCGAGGTCACCACCGAAGGGGGGCGCATCACCGCCACTGCGCCGTTTGCCGACGACCCCGAACCCTCGGCCATCCCCGATATCCTGCCGCAGGCGGTGCATCATCGCAGCCGAGTCGCACGCCCCTCGATCCGCCGCGGTTGGCTCGAGCGCCGCGACCGCGCGGGCCGCGGCAGCGACGAGTTCGTCGAGCTGCCCTGGGACGAGGCGCTGGACATCGCCGCCGCCGAGATCGACCGCATCCGCAAGGCGCACGGCAACGAGGCGATCTTCGGCGGCTCCTACGGCTGGTCCTCGGCGGGGCGCTTCCACCACGCGCAGAGCCAGGTTCACCGCTTCCTCAACAGCATCGGCGGCTACGTCGCCTCCTTCGGCAGCTATTCCACCGGCTGCGCGCAGGCGATCATGCCGCATGTCTTCGGCGTGACCTTCCTGCGCTATCTCTACAACGAGCAGGACAGCTGGCAGACCATCGCCGAGAACACCGAGACGCTTGTGATGTTCGGCGGCATCAACAAGAAGAACGCGCAGGTCAGCATGGGCGGCATCACCCGCCACGACACGGCCAGCTGGTTCGACCGCTTCCACGCCAAGGGCATGCGCTGCCTCAACATCGGCCCGCAGCGCCGCGATGCACCCGAGGGCTGCGAGTGGCTGCCCGTCCGCCCCGGCTCGGACACAGCGCTGATGCTGGCGCTGGCCTTCGTGCTCGAGCAGGAGGGGCTGACGGACCACGCCTTCCTGTCGCGCTACACCGTCGGATTCGAGCGGTTCCGCCCCTACCTGATGGGCGAGGCCGACGGCAAGCCCAAGACCCCGGAATGGGCCAGCCCGATCTGCGGCACCGATCCCGACACCATCCGCGCATTGGCGCGCCGCATGGCCAGCACCCGTACGCTGATCACCGTCGCCTGGTCGCTGCAGCGCGCCGAGCATGGCGAGCAGCCTTATTGGATGTCGGCGGTGCTGGCGGCGATGCTCGGGCAGATCGGCCTGCCGGGGGGGGGTGTCGGCTACGGCTACGGGGCCATCGGCGGCATCGGCAAGTCGATGAAATCGCTGCGCGGGGTGACGCTCGACCAGTTGCAGAACCCGGTAGGCACCTTCATCCCCGTCGCGCGCATTGCCGACATGCTGGCGAACCCCGGCGTGCCCTATGACTTCAACGGACGGCGCGAGCCCTATCCCGATATCCGCCTGGTCTACTGGGCGGGCGGCAACCCGTTCCACCACCACCAAGATCTGAACCGCCTGTCGGAGGCCTGGAAATCTCCGGAGACGGTGATCGTCAACGAGCCGTGGTGGACCGCCACCGCCAAGCGCGCCGACATCGTCTTTCCGGCGACCACCAGCTACGAACGCGAGGACATTGGCCGCACCGACCTCGACGAGTACCTGTTCAACATGCCCGCGCTGATTGATCCGGTGGGCGAGGCGCGCGACGACTACGACATCTTCGCCGGGCTCGCCGAGCGCATGGGCGAGGGGGCGCGCTTCACCGAGGGGCGCAGCAGCGAGGATTGGCTGCGGCATCTCTACGGCAGCTACCGCGAGAGCGCCGCCGCCGCTGGGATCGAAGTGCCCTCCTACGACGATCTGCGCGCCCGGAACTGGGTCAAGCTGCTCATCGTGCAGGAACCGCCGCTGCCGTCGTTCCTGGCCCGGTTCCGCGCCGATCCCGAGGAAAACGCGCTGAACACCCCGTCGGGCCGGATCGAGATCTTCTCCGAAACCGTCGAGGGCTTCGGCTATGCCGATTGCCCCGGCCACCCCGCCTGGCTCGAGCCGACCGAATGGCTCGGCACGGCCACGCCGCAGACGCCGCTGCACCTCGTCTCGCCGCAGCCCGGCGACAAGTTGCACAGCCAGCTCGAGAGCGCGCTCGCCGATCAGCCCGATGCCCGCCCCGAGCGGCTGCTCATCCACCCCGAGGATGCCCGCCCGCGCGGCATCGCAACGGGCGATCTGGTATTGGTGCGCAACGCCCGCGGCGCGGCGCGGGCGCGGGCCGTGGTGACCGAGGACATCCGCCTCGGCGTTGTCGCCCTGCCCACCGGCGCGTGGTATGGCGACGCCTCCGAGAACATCGACCCGCATGGCAACCCCAACGTGCTGACCCGCGACAAGGGCACCTCGTCGCTGGGGCAGGGGTGCTCGGCGCATACCGCGCTGGTCGAGGTCGGTCCTCTGAGTTGA
- the ggt gene encoding gamma-glutamyltransferase has translation MRATILITLFAAGLAAPLMAQQAADAVAPEAETETSGFEGLSDAARSALESKAQGQPTEAQDWMVAAANPLAVEAGARVLREGGSAADAMVAVQAVLGLVEPQSSGLGGGAFLVWYDAKSRSLTTLDGRETAPLAAKPTYFQDENGAPLEFFDAVVGGRSVGTPGTPRLMEEAHRRWGTANWSGLFDEAIALAEDGFSVSPRLAGLIAEDGDRLRRFPDTESYFYPGGTALQAGDMLRNQPYADTLKAIAAEGSRAFYSGEIAEDIVRTVREAEGNPGLLSSADLALYDVIERAPVCVDYRAHDVCGMGPPSSGALTVGQILGALAPYDLAALGPDSPEAWRLIGDASRLAFADRGRYMADSDFVPVPTEGLVDPAYLQTRAELLGGQTALTEVSPGDPEWDHAQLWADDRSIEFPSTSHISIVDAEGNALSMTTTIENGFGSRLFVRGFLLNNELTDFSFETHDNGVPIANRLEPGKRPRSSMAPTIVMKDGAPVMVVGSPGGSRIIGYVAQAVIAHLDWGMDVQQAVAAPHLLNRFGTMDIEAGTGAEALAGPLGDMGFDTSLRDLNSGLHAIAVGEALTGGADPRREGIALGE, from the coding sequence ATGCGCGCGACGATCCTGATCACCCTCTTCGCGGCGGGCCTTGCCGCGCCGCTCATGGCGCAGCAGGCCGCCGATGCCGTGGCGCCGGAGGCCGAGACCGAGACCTCGGGCTTCGAAGGCCTGTCAGACGCGGCCCGGTCCGCGCTCGAGTCCAAGGCCCAGGGGCAGCCGACCGAGGCGCAGGACTGGATGGTCGCCGCCGCGAACCCGCTGGCGGTCGAGGCGGGCGCCAGGGTCCTGCGCGAAGGCGGCAGCGCCGCCGACGCCATGGTCGCGGTGCAGGCGGTGCTGGGCCTCGTGGAGCCGCAGAGCTCCGGCCTCGGCGGAGGCGCCTTTCTCGTCTGGTACGACGCCAAGTCCCGAAGCCTCACCACGCTCGACGGGCGCGAGACCGCACCGCTGGCCGCGAAGCCGACCTATTTCCAAGACGAGAACGGCGCGCCGCTCGAATTCTTCGACGCCGTGGTCGGCGGGCGCTCGGTCGGCACCCCCGGCACGCCGCGGCTGATGGAAGAGGCGCACCGGCGCTGGGGCACGGCAAATTGGTCCGGGCTTTTCGACGAGGCGATCGCGCTGGCCGAAGACGGCTTCTCGGTCTCGCCGCGACTTGCCGGGTTGATCGCGGAGGATGGCGACCGGCTGCGGCGCTTCCCCGACACCGAGAGCTACTTCTATCCCGGCGGCACCGCGCTGCAGGCGGGTGACATGCTGCGCAACCAGCCCTATGCCGACACGCTCAAGGCCATCGCCGCCGAGGGCAGCCGCGCCTTCTACTCGGGCGAGATCGCCGAGGACATCGTCCGCACCGTGCGCGAGGCCGAGGGCAACCCCGGCCTGCTGAGCAGCGCCGATCTCGCCCTTTACGACGTGATCGAGCGGGCGCCGGTCTGCGTCGACTACCGTGCGCATGACGTCTGCGGCATGGGGCCGCCCTCGTCGGGGGCGCTGACCGTTGGGCAGATCCTCGGCGCACTCGCGCCCTACGATCTGGCCGCGCTCGGCCCCGACAGCCCCGAGGCCTGGCGGCTGATCGGCGATGCCTCGCGGCTCGCCTTCGCCGACCGCGGCCGCTACATGGCCGACAGCGATTTTGTTCCCGTGCCAACCGAAGGGCTGGTCGATCCCGCCTACCTCCAAACCCGCGCAGAGTTGCTGGGCGGGCAGACCGCCCTGACCGAAGTCTCGCCGGGCGATCCCGAATGGGACCACGCGCAGCTCTGGGCCGATGATCGCTCCATAGAGTTCCCCTCGACATCGCATATCTCCATCGTCGACGCAGAGGGCAATGCCCTGTCGATGACCACCACCATCGAGAACGGCTTCGGCTCGCGGCTCTTTGTGCGGGGCTTCCTGCTCAACAACGAACTCACCGATTTCAGCTTCGAGACCCATGACAACGGCGTGCCCATCGCCAACCGGCTCGAGCCCGGAAAGCGGCCGCGGTCTTCCATGGCACCGACCATCGTGATGAAGGACGGCGCGCCGGTCATGGTCGTCGGCTCGCCGGGCGGCAGCCGGATCATCGGCTACGTCGCGCAGGCGGTGATCGCCCATCTCGACTGGGGCATGGATGTGCAGCAGGCGGTGGCGGCACCCCATCTGCTCAACCGCTTCGGCACCATGGACATCGAGGCGGGCACCGGCGCCGAGGCGCTGGCCGGCCCACTGGGTGACATGGGCTTCGACACCAGCCTTCGCGACCTGAACTCGGGGCTGCATGCCATCGCGGTGGGCGAGGCGCTCACCGGCGGCGCCGATCCTCGCCGCGAGGGGATTGCTCTTGGCGAATAG
- a CDS encoding TolC family outer membrane protein, giving the protein MARKSLTTWMTGVCLAAGLAMPAAAETLADALAGAYNTSGLLEQNRAVLRAADEDVAQAVGALRPVISWTGDVTRNYGETRSAVTGNYTGAATDTTSIGLIASLVLYDGGSNRLAVDAAKETVLATRSGLVSVEQDVLLRAVNAFMEVRRAIETLTLRQNNVRVIGEELRAADDRFEVGEVTRTDVASAQARLAAARSLLAAAEGALAQAREEYRASVGRLPGNLVSPSSLPRIPATADQARAIALRDHPDIIQVQHQVAAAEVGVAIAQSNMSPTVSLQGTYGFDESFDSEAGTRGGTVGLNVSGPIYQGGQLSSIKRQAYASRDQRRAALLQLTKLIPQSVTNAYANLRVAQAARAASDEQVRAATVAFRGTREEATLGARTTLDVLDAEQELLDARNTQISAVVDETIAAYTVLYTMGQLTAEDLALNVPRYDPAEYYNLVKSAPVQSRQGADLNRILKAMGKQ; this is encoded by the coding sequence ATGGCGCGTAAATCTCTTACGACATGGATGACGGGCGTGTGCCTTGCGGCCGGGCTCGCGATGCCCGCCGCGGCAGAGACGCTGGCGGATGCCTTGGCCGGGGCCTACAACACCAGTGGGCTGCTCGAGCAGAACCGGGCGGTGCTGCGTGCCGCCGACGAAGACGTGGCCCAGGCGGTCGGCGCGCTTCGTCCGGTGATCTCCTGGACCGGTGACGTGACCCGCAACTACGGCGAGACCCGCAGTGCGGTGACCGGCAATTATACCGGCGCGGCCACCGACACCACGTCGATCGGGCTCATTGCCTCGCTGGTTCTCTACGATGGCGGCAGCAACCGTCTCGCTGTGGATGCCGCCAAGGAAACCGTTCTGGCCACCCGCTCAGGCCTCGTCTCGGTCGAACAGGACGTGCTGTTGCGTGCCGTGAACGCCTTCATGGAAGTCCGCCGGGCCATCGAAACGCTGACCTTGCGGCAGAACAACGTTCGCGTGATCGGCGAGGAACTCCGCGCCGCCGACGACCGCTTCGAGGTCGGCGAAGTCACCCGCACCGACGTCGCTTCGGCCCAGGCACGGCTCGCCGCGGCCCGCTCGCTGCTTGCTGCGGCCGAGGGCGCACTGGCCCAGGCCCGCGAGGAATACCGCGCGTCGGTGGGCCGCCTGCCGGGCAACCTCGTCTCGCCGAGCAGCCTGCCACGCATTCCGGCAACGGCCGACCAGGCCCGGGCGATCGCCCTGCGCGACCACCCGGATATCATCCAGGTGCAGCACCAGGTGGCCGCAGCCGAAGTCGGCGTCGCCATCGCGCAATCCAACATGAGCCCCACCGTGTCGCTGCAAGGCACGTACGGCTTTGACGAGAGCTTCGACAGCGAGGCCGGCACGCGCGGCGGCACCGTCGGTCTGAACGTGTCGGGCCCGATCTATCAGGGCGGCCAGCTCAGCTCGATCAAGCGTCAGGCCTATGCCAGCCGTGATCAGCGCCGTGCCGCACTGCTGCAGCTGACCAAGTTGATCCCGCAGTCGGTCACCAACGCCTATGCCAACCTGCGTGTGGCGCAGGCGGCCCGCGCGGCCTCGGACGAGCAGGTCCGCGCCGCCACCGTCGCCTTCCGCGGCACCCGCGAGGAAGCGACGCTCGGCGCCCGCACCACGCTCGACGTGCTCGACGCCGAGCAGGAACTGCTCGACGCGCGCAACACCCAGATCTCCGCCGTGGTCGACGAGACGATCGCCGCCTATACCGTGCTTTACACCATGGGCCAGCTGACGGCGGAAGACCTGGCACTGAACGTGCCGCGCTACGACCCTGCCGAGTACTACAACCTGGTCAAGTCCGCTCCGGTCCAGTCGCGCCAGGGCGCGGATCTGAACCGTATCCTGAAGGCGATGGGGAAGCAGTAA
- a CDS encoding protein-L-isoaspartate O-methyltransferase family protein yields the protein MTDFVTLRRMMVDTQVRPSDVTKFPIIDAMLRVPREAFVPDEAVDAAYAGRNIDLGDGRVVLDPRTFAKMLDALNVDGDDLVLDIGSGLGYSAAVIARIAEAVVAVEDDAERAEEAQPLLMDHADNVIQHVGPLAEGAPQHGPYDAIVIEGGIEQLPETIAGQLKDGGRIACIFMDGALGTVKVGWKIDGTITWRFSFNATAPVLAGFKNEVAFAL from the coding sequence ATGACCGATTTCGTCACCCTCCGCCGTATGATGGTTGATACACAGGTTCGTCCCTCGGACGTCACCAAGTTCCCTATCATCGACGCCATGCTCCGTGTCCCGCGCGAAGCATTCGTGCCCGACGAGGCCGTGGACGCGGCCTATGCCGGCCGCAACATCGACCTTGGTGACGGGCGCGTGGTGCTGGACCCGCGGACCTTTGCCAAGATGCTCGACGCGCTGAACGTGGACGGCGACGACCTCGTGCTCGATATCGGCTCGGGGCTCGGCTACAGCGCCGCGGTCATCGCCCGCATTGCCGAGGCCGTGGTCGCGGTCGAGGATGACGCGGAGCGCGCCGAGGAGGCGCAACCGCTGCTGATGGACCATGCGGACAACGTGATCCAGCATGTCGGCCCGCTCGCCGAGGGTGCGCCGCAACATGGGCCTTACGACGCCATCGTGATCGAGGGCGGAATTGAACAGCTTCCCGAGACCATTGCCGGGCAGCTCAAGGACGGCGGGCGGATTGCCTGTATTTTCATGGACGGGGCGCTGGGAACGGTGAAGGTCGGCTGGAAGATCGACGGCACCATCACCTGGCGATTTTCTTTCAACGCCACTGCGCCCGTGCTTGCCGGGTTCAAAAACGAGGTGGCCTTTGCGCTCTGA
- a CDS encoding response regulator transcription factor: MSKHVLLIEDEPNIIEAISFILSRDGLAVETHSDGTTANEKLRGARPDLLILDVMLPGKSGYDILRELRADPSTAALPVLMLTARGQTRDREMAEREGVSAFMSKPFANSEMLDTVRALLNGVPEEAPGPP; this comes from the coding sequence ATGTCCAAACACGTGCTGCTGATCGAGGATGAGCCGAATATTATCGAGGCAATCAGCTTCATCCTGTCGCGCGACGGGCTGGCCGTGGAAACCCATTCCGACGGCACCACCGCCAATGAAAAGCTGCGCGGCGCGCGTCCCGATCTGCTGATCCTCGATGTGATGCTGCCGGGCAAGAGCGGCTACGACATCCTGCGCGAGCTGCGCGCCGACCCCAGCACCGCGGCGCTGCCGGTGCTCATGCTCACCGCGCGCGGACAGACCCGCGACCGCGAGATGGCCGAGCGCGAAGGGGTCAGCGCCTTCATGTCGAAACCCTTTGCCAATTCCGAGATGCTCGACACCGTGCGGGCGCTGTTGAACGGCGTGCCGGAAGAGGCCCCCGGACCCCCATGA